In Cottoperca gobio chromosome 1, fCotGob3.1, whole genome shotgun sequence, a genomic segment contains:
- the gna12a gene encoding guanine nucleotide-binding protein subunit alpha-12a: MSGVVRTLSRCLLPAEASRDPGSSKEGSRERDAAQEREARRRSREIDAMLARERRAVRRLVKILLLGAGESGKSTFLKQMRIINGQEFDKKALLDFRDTIYENILKGMRVLVDARDKLGISWQSCENEKQGMLVMSWEGRVGGSGVEPSEFQLYVMALTALWMDTGIQEAYARRSEFQLSESVKYFLDNLDRIGQLNFIPSKQDILFARKATKGIVEHDFVIKKIPFKMVDVGGQRSQRQKWFQCFDGITSILFMVSSSEYDQVLMEDRRTNRLVESMNIFETIVNNKLFLNVSIILFLNKTDLLVEKIRTVDIRKNFPEFRGDPRRLEDVQAFLVQSFSRKRRNRGKPLFHHFTTAIDTENIRFVFHAVKDTILQENLKDIMLQ, translated from the exons ATGTCGGGAGTGGTCCGCACCCTGAGCCGCTGCCTGCTCCCGGCCGAGGCCAGCCGGGACCCGGGCAGCAGCAAGGAGGGGAGCCGGGAGAGGGACGCGGCGCAGGAGCGGGAGGCGCGGCGCAGGAGCCGCGAGATAGACGCGATGCTCGCCCGGGAGAGGAGAGCCGTCCGCCGGCTGGTGAAGATCCTCCTGCTCGGGGCCGGAGAGAGTGGAAAGTCCACATTCCTCAAACAGATGCGCATCATTAACGGGCAAGAGTTTGATAAAAAAGCACTTCTGGATTTCAGAGACACTATCTATGAGAATATACTGAAG ggcATGCGTGTGCTGGTGGACGCCCGGGACAAGCTGGGCATCAGCTGGCAGAGCTGCGAGAACGAGAAGCAGGGCATGCTGGTGATGTCGTGGGAGGGACGCGTGGGCGGCTCGGGGGTCGAGCCAAGTGAGTTTCAGCTTTACGTGATGGCACTGACCGCGCTCTGGATGGACACCGGCATACAGGAGGCCTACGCAAGACGCTCTGAGTTCCAACTG AGTGAGTCGGTCAAATACTTCCTGGATAACTTGGATCGTATTGGTCAACTG aACTTTATCCCAAGCAAGCAGGACATTTTGTTTGCGAGGAAGGCGACAAAAGGCATCGTGGAGCACGACTTTGTCATCAAGAAGATTCCTTTCAAGATGGTGGACGTCGGAGGGCAGAGGTCCCAGAGGCAGAAGTGGTTTCAGTGTTTCGACGGGATCACATCGATACTCTTCATGGTTTCATCTTCCGAGTACGATCAG gtctTGATGGAGGATCGAAGGACAAACCGTTTGGTGGAGAGCATGAATATCTTTGAGACGATCGTCAACAACAAGCTCTTCCTCAATGTGTccatcatcctcttcctcaACAAAACAGACCTGCTGGTTGAAAAGATTCGCACTGTGGACATCCGCAAGAACTTTCCCGAGTTCAGAGGAGACCCACGCAGGCTAGAGGAcgtgcag GCGTTCCTGGTGCAGTCGTTCAGCCGCAAGAGGAGAAACCGGGGGAAGCCGCTCTTCCATCACTTCACCACTGCGATAGACACAGAAAACATCCGCTTTGTCTTTCACGCCGTCAAGGACACCATTCTGCAGGAGAACCTCAAAGATATCATGCTGCAGTGA